The following proteins are co-located in the Colletotrichum lupini chromosome 4, complete sequence genome:
- a CDS encoding homeobox domain-containing protein: protein MATEVEHPVGLVQQVSTPGSSTPQDVSPTSAHKMDQTPSPSTSTHNGQPPSSQSRRPPRKSTLTQQQKNQKRQRATQDQLTTLEVEFNKNPTPTATVRERIAEEINMTERSVQIWFQNRRAKIKLLAKKSLETGEDIDSIPESMRAYLAMQAMESGKGLGGPFLGRTGLLPYGHNNMLLGGDQNGQGKVLIHHLTCRSLSIGKWTRVGQNTMDLIIFYSPDKCTMTYYINNEQAGYKIEYPFAYIKNIFLENQEGDPNKPGGIVIELNRAPNFFMDSSPQASGFFQCGDFTEDQQASHCLVHHLGGNPKVLSGQLAKLVSLEAFMNRNNPHPFIDQQHALSMSAPVSPSRPSSQPNFAQPHVGMFQESWGINHMHPGMRGPGHKRQRSRSVPMAVDFSMLQTPMPSFYIQQPGEMAAPQTPGPNIYAPIPQAPGGLGPNLRIDTQAGFGLDMRQYPMSATTASPSEFPTSPNFFSQGPEPSPLPAASSYNTPYGSAFLSPMAHPSPSMIPPSVSPLSFGSHHGEPSIVEQSPPLSMLGRSASADIYQQGDNGSCAVSDDGTGLNEMYSKHTINLPMHPHSPAYGEQGHNDLDMNQLVQFDHVDPNSMSPESMHQTPH, encoded by the exons atGGCTACCGAGGTCGAACACCCCGTGGGCCTCGTCCAGCAAGTCTCGACACCCGGCTCATCAACCCCTCAAGATGTCTCTCCCACATCCGCCCACAAGATGGACCAGACTCCCTCCCCCTCCACCTCCACCCACAATGGACAGCCTCCCTCTTCGCAATCAAGGCGCCCGCCGCGCAAGAGCACCCTGACCCAACAGCAAAAGAACCAGAAGAGACAGCGCGCCACTCAGGACCAGTTGACGACTCTGGAGGTGGAATTCAACAAGAACCCAACCCCCACTGCCACCGTTCGTGAGCGGATAGCAGAAGAGATCAACATGACCGAAAGGTCTGTTCAGATCTGGTTCCAGAACAG ACGCGCCAAGATCAAGCTTTTGGCCAAGAAGAGCCTCGAGACCGGCGAAGACATCGATTCGATCCCCGAATCCATGCGAGCCTACCTCGCTATGCAGGCGATGGAGTCCGGCAAGGGCCTCGGCGGCCCCTTCCTTGGCCGTACAGGTCTTCTCCCCTACGGCCACAACAACATGCTTCTCGGCGGTGACCAGAACGGCCAGGGCAAAGTTT TGATCCATCATCTCACCTGCCGCTCTCTGAGCATCGGCAAGTGGACTCGCGTGGGACAGAACACGATGGATCTCATCATCTTCTACTCCCCTGACAAGTGCACCATGACCTACTACATCAACAACGAGCAGGCCGGCTACAAGATCGAGTACCCCTTTGCTTACATCAAGAATATCTTCCTTGAGAACCAGGAGGGTGACCCCAACAAGCCTGGTGGCATCGTCATCGAGCTGAACCGGGCTCCCAACTTCTTCATGGACTCCTCCCCTCAAGCCAGCGGGTTCTTCCAGTGTGGCGACTTCACCGAGGACCAGCAGGCCTCGCACTGCTTGGTTCACCACCTCGGTGGCAACCCCAAGGTTCTCAGCGGCCAGTTGGCCAAGCTTGTCTCCTTGGAGGCCTTCATGAACCGCAACAACCCGCACCCCTTCATCGACCAGCAGCACGCCCTGTCCATGTCCGCTCCTGTGTCGCCCAGCCGCCCTTCTTCTCAGCCCAACTTTGCCCAGCCGCATGTTGGTATGTTCCAGGAGTCTTGGGGCATCAACCACATGCACCCTGGCATGCGCGGACCTGGCCACAAGAGACAGCGCAGTCGCTCCGTGCCCATGGCTGTCGATTTCTCGATGCTCCAAACTCCCATGCCCTCCTTCTATATCCAACAGCCGGGTGAAATGGCAGCTCCTCAGACGCCTGGTCCCAACATCTACGCACCGATTCCCCAGGCGCCCGGCGGACTCGGCCCCAACTTGAGAATCGACACCCAAGCCGGATTCGGTCTGGATATGCGCCAGTACCCGATGTCTGCCACCACCGCCTCCCCTTCCGAGTTCCCGACGAGCCCCAACTTCTTCTCCCAGGGCCCTGAGCCGAGCCCTCTCCCGGCCGCTTCCAGCTACAACACGCCGTACGGCAGTGCCTTCCTCTCTCCCATGGCACACCCGTCACCGAGCATGATCCCGCCCTCCGTGTCTCCCCTCTCATTCGGCAGCCACCACGGAGAGCCGTCCATTGTTGAGCAGTCGCCTCCGCTCTCCATGCTTGGTAGATCTGCATCCGCCGATATCTACCAGCAGGGCGACAACGGATCATGTGCTGTATCTGATGATGGTACCGGCCTGAACGAGATGTACTCCAAGCACACCATTAACCTGCCGATGCACCCTCACTCACCTGCGTATGGTGAGCAAGGCCACAACGACCTCGACATGAACCAACTGGTCCAGTTTGACCACGTTGACCCCAACTCAATGTCTCCCGAGTCCATGCACCAAACACCCCACTGA